GATAGGGAAAGAAATGATGACGTATTGCCGAAGAGGTGGGTGCTCGCCCTCCTGTATAATTTTTTTCTACTCACTTCTCTGGGCTTGGCCGGGCTTCTTTTATGGAAGGGAAAGGAATTTTTCTCCGTTCTGTTCGCCCTTTTTTCACTCCAACATTTTCCTATGGATTTCCTTTTGGGCGTCGGCAGTGCTCTCCTCTTTCTCAGTCTCCTCTATTTTCTTCATAAACTTCATGCGGTAGACCTTCCGGAGAATCGTTACACCCGCCTTCTCCGCTACCTCGTCTCGAAACCGTTTGGCCCATTCCTCCTTTCCTTTACTTCCTCCATTTCCGAAGAGCTTCTTTTTCGGGGCTTTTTTCTCCCTTTCCTCGCGACGTTTATAGGATCATGGCTCTCTCTCCTCATCATCGCCCTTCTCTTTATGGCCCTTCATGTTCCTCAATATGGGAAGAAGGCAATCATTCATCTCTTCATCTTTTTTGTCGGGATCATGCTGGGGCTCCTTTTTTTCCGGCGGGAGACGCTGTGGGCTCCTATTTTCGCTCACTTTTTTTATAATCTCGCCAGTTCCTTCTGGATGAGGAAGCTTTTTATGAAAAATAATTGACATCGTTTGCACAAAGAACAAAACTCAAGAAAAACGCCTTGCATGAATTCACAAAGAGTTTTATAATAGATGTGCAGAGATGAAACCCCTTACACTCTTTTCCTTTTTATAAATAAATGCAAACGTTTGCTTCACACTACGCGACGGTGTTTGCTTCACGGTAAAGACTAAGGTTTGGTGCAAACGATTTCCTTTCAGGTGTAGGGGAAATGCTTCTTCTTTTACGCGGATGATGGAAAAGGAAGTGATAGAAGAGAGAAGAGAACTTGAAAAATCGAGAAACCGGGAAAAAGATTGCCCCCTTTCGGAGAAAAAGAAGGCAAGGCACAAAGGAGAGGTTTTTATATGTTTCTTGAAGCAATCTTGCATCAACCTTACGGCAGCTTCGCTTTTCCCGTCGACGGACATACCCTGAGGGTTCGGATCCGGACCAAACGGGATGATGTGGAAAAGGTTACTCTTCTTCATGGAGACCGTTATCAACTTCCGGAGTTTGATACTCCACTAGAGCTAAAAAAGGTGGCTAGCGATCTGCTCTATGACTATTATTCCGGTGACCTTTATTCCCCCACCCGCCGGATACGCTACACGTTTTTTATTGAAAAGGGAAATCTTGCGTTTTGGTATGGGGACCTTGGGTTCTCAACGGATCGGAAGATGGCCGGTGATTTTCAATACCCCTTCATCAACGAGCAAGATCTCTTTACGACCCCTGAGTGGGCAAAAAAGGGAATCGTCTATCAAATCTTCCCCGAACGTTTCTTTAATGGAAATCCTGCCAATGATCCAAAAGAGGTGGAAGAATGGGGGGAAAAGCCCACTCCGGACAATTTCTTCGGCGGTGATTTGGAGGGGATTACCCAAAAGCTTCCTTATCTAAAGGATCTAGGGGTTAATGTGCTCTACCTAACTCCCATCTTCCAATCTCCTTCGAACCATAAATATAATACGACAGATTATTACACGGTGGATCCCCACTTCGGCGATTTAGAAACGGTGAAGGAGTTGGTTCGCGAAGCCCACGAGCAGGGAATCCGGGTCATCTTTGATGCCGTCTTTAATCACTGTGGCGCTGATTTCTTCGCCTTTCGAGACGTGTTGGAAAAAGGGGAGAAATCTCCTTATAAGGATTGGTTCTATATTCACGATTTTCCCATCGTCACGAATCCGCACCCGAACTATGAAACCTTCGCCGTGGATGTGTGGACCATGCCAAAGCTTAAAACGAGCAATCCGGAGGTGCGGGATTACCTCTTGAAAGTGGCCCGTTACTGGATCGAAGAGGCGGGCATTGACGGTTGGAGGCTTGATGTGGCCAACGAGGTAGATCACGATTTTTGGAGGGAGTTCCGCAAAGCGGTGAAAGAGGCGAATCCGGAGGCGCTGATCATCGGGGAAATTTGGCATGATGCATCCCCATGGCTGGAAGGGGATCAGTATGACTCGGTGATGAATTATCTCTTCCGGGAAGCCCTATGCGATTTCTTTGCGAAGGGAACCATCGGTGTGAGAACCTTTGATGCCCGTTTAGCGAAGGCACGAATGAAATACCGGGATCAGGCGAACTTTTGCATGTTTAATCTCATCGACAGCCATGATACGGAACGCTTTCTCACGGCATCCAACGAGAAGGAAGAACGCCTTCGCCTAGCCGCCTTTTTCCAGATGACCTATCTCGGCATGCCGATGATCTATTATGGTACGGAGATCGGCATGACGGGGGAAAACGATCCCGATTGCCGAAGAACCTTTGAGTGGGATGAGGAGAAGCAAAACCTGGATCTTAGGGAGTATTATAAACGTTTGATTGCGATTCGTTTGCAGCATGCTCCTCTCACCCATGGCGATTTTCGAACGCTCCTCGCAGACGACTTGAGGAACCTCTATCTCTATTCTCGTTCTTATCAAGGGGAGACGATGATCATGGCCCTTCATGTCGGGGGAAAAGAGGAGAGAGTCGATGTGGCCGTTCCCCAAACTTGGAAGAGCGCAAACGATCTCTTATCCGGGGAAAGGATTCCCGTTGCGGATGGAAAAGTGAGGCTTACCTTGAAGGGATATCAAGGGGTCATTCTCCGGGGCCAATAAATCCACTCCAAAAACCTGGGCACCATTCACCGTGAAGTCCTCCAGGAGAAAGATTTCACCGGTTGAAAATCGATTCCCATTCCATGAGGTATTCACTTTGAAGAACCTTCCTTGCGCAAGCAGGAGTTCTTATAAAAATCTTTCAGAATAGGTGGGGGTATAGGATGAAGAAAGTAAGTATGTTGTTATTGGCATTTCTCCTGGTCTTCGCGTTATCCGCATGCGGATCAGGAAACCAAGGGGCGACGCCTCCTGCAGATCAAGGAACTGACGGGCAAGGGCAAGGTCAGGGTCAAGGACAGGATCCGTCTGCCACCGATGAGGTGAAGCCGGAGGAAGGGGCCCAGCTTACCATGTGGGAATCCGGCGGGGCTGTTGGGGAATGGGCGAAATATGTAGGGCAAGAATTTCAAAAAAAATATGGGATTCCGGTAAAATTTGAAGAAGTAGGACATACGGACGCTCCAGGGAAACTAAAGACGGATGGACCTGCAGGACTTGGTGCCGACGTATTTGCCGCTCCCCATGACCATTTGGGAGAAATGGTAACCGGCGGACTTGTCCTCGAGAATTACTGGCCGGACCAATATGCAAATGAATATATGGACGCTGCCATTAAAGGGACCACCTATGAAAATGTTCTCTACGGGTATCCCACCGGAATTGAGACCTACGCACTCTTCTATAATAAAGATTTGGTAAAAGAAGTTCCGAAGACTTGGGATGAACTGATCGCCCAATCGAAAGCCTTTACGGACACGAAGGCCAACAAATACGGTTTTATGATGGAAGTGAATAACTTCTACTTCGTCTATTCCCTCATGGGTGGATATGGGGGCTATGTTTTCGGAAAGGATAACACCGATCCGACAGACATCGGGTTAAACAATGAAGGATCCGTTAAGGCGGCCCAACTGTTGCAAAGGATTCACAATGAGATTCTTCCGCTAAAGAACGAAGATATCACCTATGACGTGAAACAATCCCTCTTTAATGAAGGAAAGCTCATGTTTAACATGGACGGTCCCTGGGCAGTGGATGGCCATCGCAAAGCCGGCGTAAACTTCGGCATTGCCCCGCTTCCCACTTTGGATAACGGACAACATCCCACCAGCTTCTCCGGTATTCGGGCCCTTTATGTAAACGCCTATACCAAATATCCTAATGCCGCGTCGCTCCTCGCCAAATTTGCCACCAGCGACGAAATGCTGTTGAAACTGTATGAAATGACGGGAATGCTTCCTCCGAAAAAAGCGTTGTTGGATAATGATGAGATTAAGAACAACGAGATTTCAAAGGGATTCCTGGAACAGGCCCAATATGCCGTCCCGATGCCCAATATTCCGCAGATGCCTTCCGTTTGGGATCCGATGAAAGCCGCCCTCTCTACGATTTGGAACGATAACACCGATGCGAAGAAGGCGCTCGACTCTGCGGTTCAACAGATTAAAGATGCCATTAAAACCCAAAACGCCGGAAAATAAGCTGCCATAGGAACGGATGGAACGAGTCAATGTCCCCCCATGGGCATTGACTCGTCCCTTAAAGATGATGAACGTAAAAAAGAAGGTGAGTAAAATGGAGAAGCGGGATCGCGGGCTTCACAGCCGACACAGAGTGGTCGCAAGCGTTTTGTCCACCATCGGAATGGGACTTGGACAGGTCTATAACGGGCAAATCGTCAAAGGGATTCTTTATCTCCTCCTCGAAATCTATGTCCTTATTTTTTGGACCCATCCTTTTCTCCAGGCCATGTGGGGGCTTATCACCCTAGGGGATACTCCTCAAAAAAGAGCCCGGGGGCGAATTGTTGTCGAAGGAGATCACTCCATCTTCCTGATGATTGGAGGACTCATTTTCCTTCTTCTCTTCCTCCTGTTCCTCTTTGTCTATTACCAGAATATCCGGGACGCCTATCTGAACGGAAAACTGAGGGATCAAGGTTTTGCCGTCCCCTCTTTTAAACAGACCCTCAAAAATGTTTGGGAAAAAGGGTATCCGTACATCTTATTAACACCTACGCTTCTTTTTACCCTCTTTTTAACGGTCTTACCCTTGCTTTTCGGCATTCTGATCGCGTTTACCAATTATTCGGCGCCTTACCACTTACCTCCGAAAACTCTCGTCGATTGGGTGGGTTTTAAATCCTTCATCGATCTTTTCCAATTAAAGACATGGAGCACCACCTTTTACGGCGTTATCACTTGGAATATCATTTGGGCGGTGGTTTCCACCTTCACCACCTATTTTGCAGGTCTGTTTTATGCCACGATCATTAACCATAAGCGGATCCGCCTGAAGAAGCTTTGGCGCTCAATCTTTATCCTTCCCTGGGCCATTCCCCAATTTATCGCCATTCTTATCTTCCGCAATATCTTTAACGGGCAATTTGGCCCCATCAACAAGATGTTAATGGATATGGGCTTTCAAGGAATTCCTTGGCTGTCCGATCCTTTTTGGGCCAAGGTAACCATCATTGTCGTAAATATCTGGTTCGGATTTCCCTACTGGATGGCCCTCATGTCGGGTGTTCTTACGGGGATCGATCGGGAGATGTATGAAGCGGCCGATGTGGATGGTGCCACGGGGATGCAGAAGTTCTGGAAGCTTACCGTACCCATGGTTCTCTATGCAACCATGCCCCTCCTCATCATGTCCTTTGCCTTTAACTTTAATAACTTCAACATGATCTACCTGCTCACTTCCGGAGGACCGGCCAACCCCAATTACAGTTTTGCCGGCTCTACCGATATTTTGATCAGTTGGATTTATAAGCTTACACTGGATCAGAGCCAATTTAATATGGCCTCCGTCGTTTCCATACTGATCTTTATTGTGGTGGCCACCTTCTCCATTTGGAACTTTAGCCGGACCAGGGCGTTCAAAGAGGAGGATATGATGT
The DNA window shown above is from Thermicanus aegyptius DSM 12793 and carries:
- a CDS encoding CPBP family intramembrane glutamic endopeptidase produces the protein MPKRWVLALLYNFFLLTSLGLAGLLLWKGKEFFSVLFALFSLQHFPMDFLLGVGSALLFLSLLYFLHKLHAVDLPENRYTRLLRYLVSKPFGPFLLSFTSSISEELLFRGFFLPFLATFIGSWLSLLIIALLFMALHVPQYGKKAIIHLFIFFVGIMLGLLFFRRETLWAPIFAHFFYNLASSFWMRKLFMKNN
- a CDS encoding glycoside hydrolase family 13 protein, producing the protein MFLEAILHQPYGSFAFPVDGHTLRVRIRTKRDDVEKVTLLHGDRYQLPEFDTPLELKKVASDLLYDYYSGDLYSPTRRIRYTFFIEKGNLAFWYGDLGFSTDRKMAGDFQYPFINEQDLFTTPEWAKKGIVYQIFPERFFNGNPANDPKEVEEWGEKPTPDNFFGGDLEGITQKLPYLKDLGVNVLYLTPIFQSPSNHKYNTTDYYTVDPHFGDLETVKELVREAHEQGIRVIFDAVFNHCGADFFAFRDVLEKGEKSPYKDWFYIHDFPIVTNPHPNYETFAVDVWTMPKLKTSNPEVRDYLLKVARYWIEEAGIDGWRLDVANEVDHDFWREFRKAVKEANPEALIIGEIWHDASPWLEGDQYDSVMNYLFREALCDFFAKGTIGVRTFDARLAKARMKYRDQANFCMFNLIDSHDTERFLTASNEKEERLRLAAFFQMTYLGMPMIYYGTEIGMTGENDPDCRRTFEWDEEKQNLDLREYYKRLIAIRLQHAPLTHGDFRTLLADDLRNLYLYSRSYQGETMIMALHVGGKEERVDVAVPQTWKSANDLLSGERIPVADGKVRLTLKGYQGVILRGQ
- a CDS encoding maltose ABC transporter substrate-binding protein; amino-acid sequence: MKKVSMLLLAFLLVFALSACGSGNQGATPPADQGTDGQGQGQGQGQDPSATDEVKPEEGAQLTMWESGGAVGEWAKYVGQEFQKKYGIPVKFEEVGHTDAPGKLKTDGPAGLGADVFAAPHDHLGEMVTGGLVLENYWPDQYANEYMDAAIKGTTYENVLYGYPTGIETYALFYNKDLVKEVPKTWDELIAQSKAFTDTKANKYGFMMEVNNFYFVYSLMGGYGGYVFGKDNTDPTDIGLNNEGSVKAAQLLQRIHNEILPLKNEDITYDVKQSLFNEGKLMFNMDGPWAVDGHRKAGVNFGIAPLPTLDNGQHPTSFSGIRALYVNAYTKYPNAASLLAKFATSDEMLLKLYEMTGMLPPKKALLDNDEIKNNEISKGFLEQAQYAVPMPNIPQMPSVWDPMKAALSTIWNDNTDAKKALDSAVQQIKDAIKTQNAGK
- a CDS encoding carbohydrate ABC transporter permease, which translates into the protein MEKRDRGLHSRHRVVASVLSTIGMGLGQVYNGQIVKGILYLLLEIYVLIFWTHPFLQAMWGLITLGDTPQKRARGRIVVEGDHSIFLMIGGLIFLLLFLLFLFVYYQNIRDAYLNGKLRDQGFAVPSFKQTLKNVWEKGYPYILLTPTLLFTLFLTVLPLLFGILIAFTNYSAPYHLPPKTLVDWVGFKSFIDLFQLKTWSTTFYGVITWNIIWAVVSTFTTYFAGLFYATIINHKRIRLKKLWRSIFILPWAIPQFIAILIFRNIFNGQFGPINKMLMDMGFQGIPWLSDPFWAKVTIIVVNIWFGFPYWMALMSGVLTGIDREMYEAADVDGATGMQKFWKLTVPMVLYATMPLLIMSFAFNFNNFNMIYLLTSGGPANPNYSFAGSTDILISWIYKLTLDQSQFNMASVVSILIFIVVATFSIWNFSRTRAFKEEDMM